In Chitinophaga nivalis, a single genomic region encodes these proteins:
- a CDS encoding ABC transporter permease produces the protein MLKSYFIIAWRRLVKDRQFTAINLMGLSTGLACTLLIYLWVYDEYRMDRFHENDRRLYQVMENQPTGEGIVTSQETPAMLAETLPAIFPEVAYAAVSTPPFWFPQVALTAGNSLVKSPGVFAGKDYFNIFSYPLIAGHKNQVLADKHSIVISEKLALSLFHTTVNVTGKTIGWQIDQFKKYSVVSGVFKDMPGNASVQLDFVMSFEAFRELMNISHNITPGGPFYTYLVLGDQVSVPAFNEKLRSYMSSLAKGPARQMFLQRYADNYLYGKYVQGVQTGGRIVYVRLFVLIALFIILIAGINFMNLHTARATTRMKETGVRKAVGAGRWTLALQYLCESFLLSFLALVIALLLIVLLMPAFNHITGKQLSLQPAATPMLGMLAITVLTGLISGSYPAWYLSGLRTTAVLKGRLPNAISALWTRKGLVIFQFTLSVTFVVAVWVVYRQMDYIQHKSPGYNKNQVISFAAEGTIPANLDGFLAAIKKIPGVVQASSIAGNVQGAPSVGIPWQYNGHAATIQFRPFLVNHDLIPTLGIQMAAGRPFSGDFRTDTTKIIFNEAAIQALGISDPVGKIISWAGVNREIIGVTKDFHFESLYETIKPCFFQLDARTGTILVKLTAGMEPAVIARLEAFYKTYNPGFAFSYTFLDTAYQAQYIAERRMAQLSGYFAGLAVIISLLGLLGLTAYTAERRRREVGIRKVLGASVMQVVVLLSSDFLKAVGLSILLALPLAWWLMSRWLQAFAYHMPMQADVFICTGMAMTALALLTISVQTLQAALANPVKSLDSE, from the coding sequence ATGTTAAAAAGCTATTTTATCATTGCCTGGCGGCGTCTTGTAAAAGACCGGCAGTTTACCGCCATCAACTTAATGGGCTTGTCTACCGGGCTGGCTTGTACGCTGCTGATATACCTGTGGGTATATGATGAATACCGGATGGACCGGTTCCATGAAAATGACCGGCGCCTGTACCAGGTGATGGAAAACCAACCTACCGGAGAGGGTATCGTGACATCGCAGGAAACACCCGCCATGCTGGCGGAAACGCTGCCAGCCATTTTTCCGGAAGTAGCCTATGCCGCTGTTAGTACGCCTCCTTTCTGGTTTCCGCAGGTAGCCCTCACAGCCGGGAACAGCCTGGTGAAATCTCCGGGGGTATTTGCCGGCAAGGATTATTTTAACATCTTCTCCTATCCGCTGATCGCCGGTCATAAAAATCAGGTATTGGCCGATAAGCATAGCATTGTGATTTCTGAAAAGCTGGCGCTCAGTTTATTTCATACAACTGTTAACGTTACCGGTAAAACCATCGGCTGGCAGATAGATCAGTTTAAAAAATACAGTGTCGTGAGCGGGGTATTTAAAGATATGCCTGGTAATGCCTCTGTTCAACTGGATTTTGTCATGTCTTTTGAGGCATTCCGGGAGCTGATGAACATCAGCCACAACATCACACCCGGTGGGCCTTTCTATACTTATCTGGTGCTGGGCGATCAGGTATCCGTACCGGCTTTCAATGAGAAGCTGCGGAGCTATATGTCGTCGCTGGCCAAGGGGCCTGCCCGGCAAATGTTCCTGCAGCGTTATGCCGACAACTACCTGTATGGCAAGTACGTACAAGGCGTGCAAACCGGCGGAAGGATTGTATATGTGCGGTTGTTTGTGCTGATAGCCTTGTTTATTATCCTTATTGCGGGTATCAATTTCATGAACCTGCATACCGCCCGGGCTACCACCCGCATGAAAGAAACAGGCGTACGCAAAGCAGTGGGCGCGGGCAGATGGACACTGGCCCTGCAATACCTGTGTGAATCGTTTTTACTGTCGTTCCTTGCTTTGGTCATTGCTTTACTGTTGATTGTATTGCTGATGCCCGCCTTCAATCATATTACCGGCAAACAGTTGTCGCTGCAGCCAGCGGCCACACCCATGCTGGGGATGCTGGCCATCACCGTACTAACGGGTCTTATCAGCGGCAGTTATCCGGCCTGGTATCTCTCCGGCCTGCGTACTACGGCGGTATTGAAAGGCCGGTTACCCAATGCTATCAGTGCTTTATGGACCCGGAAAGGGCTGGTGATATTTCAGTTTACCTTGTCGGTGACCTTTGTAGTGGCCGTATGGGTAGTATACCGGCAGATGGATTATATACAACACAAATCGCCGGGTTACAACAAAAATCAGGTCATCAGTTTTGCCGCAGAAGGCACCATACCGGCCAACCTGGATGGCTTCCTCGCAGCCATTAAAAAGATACCCGGGGTCGTGCAGGCTTCCAGCATCGCCGGTAATGTGCAGGGCGCTCCTTCTGTGGGTATTCCCTGGCAATATAACGGGCACGCTGCTACGATTCAGTTCCGGCCGTTTCTGGTGAATCACGACCTGATTCCAACGCTGGGGATACAAATGGCCGCGGGCAGGCCGTTTTCCGGGGATTTCCGGACGGATACCACCAAGATTATTTTCAACGAAGCGGCTATTCAGGCATTGGGTATATCCGACCCCGTGGGCAAAATCATTTCGTGGGCAGGTGTGAACCGGGAAATTATCGGCGTAACAAAAGATTTTCATTTTGAATCTTTGTATGAAACTATCAAGCCCTGTTTTTTTCAGCTGGATGCCCGTACCGGCACCATACTGGTAAAACTCACTGCCGGCATGGAACCTGCGGTGATAGCGCGGCTGGAAGCTTTTTACAAAACGTATAATCCAGGTTTCGCCTTTAGCTATACCTTCCTGGATACTGCGTATCAGGCGCAGTATATCGCTGAAAGACGGATGGCGCAGCTGTCTGGTTACTTTGCCGGGCTGGCCGTAATTATTTCTTTGCTGGGTTTACTGGGCCTTACCGCCTATACTGCAGAAAGACGGCGCCGGGAAGTGGGCATCCGGAAAGTACTGGGGGCTTCTGTGATGCAGGTAGTGGTACTGTTATCTTCCGACTTTTTAAAGGCAGTAGGTCTTTCCATCCTGCTGGCCCTGCCGCTGGCCTGGTGGCTGATGTCGCGATGGTTGCAGGCATTTGCCTATCATATGCCGATGCAGGCAGATGTATTTATATGCACGGGTATGGCGATGACTGCCTTGGCATTGCTGACTATCAGTGTGCAAACGTTGCAGGCGGCACTGGCCAATCCGGTGAAAAGCCTGGATAGTGAATAG
- a CDS encoding SusD/RagB family nutrient-binding outer membrane lipoprotein — MKIYAYYLLLCSLLLATSCTKKFDEINADPNSPKITDPGFLLVSAEKKGMDNLWNEYNNGRGGLHYAQYWSATTYSNESRYQIREIQNSNYWNVLYAGTLKDLNEIIKINREKNFDHSQNQIAIAEILKVWAFQILTDTYEDVPYKLAMGGLDRPNSPYDKSIDIYTDLLKVLGEQVTKLAPTKKSFPAQTDIIYNGDVNKWRLFANSLRLRVAMRVSDVPALKTQVEKAIRDAVADGVFTSNADNAIFRYIEAPPNNNVLNESYKSRIDFCMSKTMVDFMLEINDPRLPVYAAPAKNSGEYIGKPYGLNQKNGEKIPLEDVSQPGSAVLKATAPGVYMDYAEVEFILAEAVARGILPGSAEEHYKKGIRASLEDRGITGSAVDQYLTRVPYNGGQWKDVIGTQKWLALYMQGMQGWFERLRLDFKKPSGQPLFIAPVDGSLDRDVTVVPTRMTYPVEEQQLNKANYDQALQSIGGRDSKAGRHFWDLR; from the coding sequence ATGAAAATATATGCATATTACCTGCTGTTGTGCAGTTTATTACTGGCAACCAGCTGTACCAAAAAATTTGATGAAATCAACGCGGATCCCAACAGTCCCAAGATAACCGATCCCGGCTTCCTGCTGGTATCTGCCGAAAAGAAAGGCATGGATAATCTTTGGAATGAATACAACAACGGCCGCGGCGGCCTCCACTATGCCCAGTATTGGTCGGCTACTACCTACTCCAATGAAAGCCGCTACCAGATCCGGGAAATACAGAACAGTAACTACTGGAATGTTTTGTATGCCGGCACCCTGAAAGACCTGAATGAAATCATCAAAATCAATCGGGAGAAAAATTTTGATCATTCACAGAATCAGATTGCCATTGCTGAAATCCTGAAAGTATGGGCCTTTCAGATCCTCACGGACACCTATGAAGATGTACCGTATAAGCTCGCCATGGGTGGACTGGACCGGCCAAACAGCCCTTACGACAAATCCATCGATATCTATACCGATCTGCTGAAAGTACTGGGGGAACAGGTTACTAAACTGGCGCCTACCAAAAAGTCTTTCCCGGCGCAGACAGATATTATTTACAATGGGGATGTCAATAAATGGCGCCTGTTTGCCAATTCACTGCGACTGCGTGTAGCCATGCGGGTGAGTGATGTACCCGCCCTCAAAACGCAGGTAGAGAAAGCCATCCGGGATGCCGTAGCAGATGGCGTGTTTACCTCCAATGCCGACAATGCCATTTTCCGGTATATAGAAGCACCCCCAAACAATAACGTACTGAATGAATCCTATAAATCCCGTATTGATTTCTGCATGAGTAAAACCATGGTAGACTTTATGCTGGAAATAAACGACCCACGGTTACCTGTATATGCCGCTCCTGCCAAAAACAGCGGCGAGTATATCGGTAAACCTTATGGCCTGAACCAGAAGAACGGGGAAAAAATTCCGCTGGAAGATGTATCGCAACCCGGTAGCGCTGTATTAAAAGCCACCGCACCCGGCGTATACATGGATTATGCGGAAGTGGAATTCATTCTGGCAGAAGCCGTGGCCAGAGGTATCCTGCCGGGATCTGCAGAAGAACACTATAAAAAAGGTATCCGGGCTTCGCTGGAAGACCGGGGCATTACCGGCAGTGCGGTAGACCAGTATCTGACCAGGGTACCCTACAATGGCGGCCAGTGGAAAGATGTTATTGGCACCCAGAAATGGCTGGCCTTGTACATGCAGGGCATGCAGGGCTGGTTTGAACGGTTGCGCCTCGATTTCAAAAAGCCCAGCGGGCAGCCTTTGTTTATAGCGCCGGTAGATGGATCATTGGACCGTGATGTAACGGTAGTGCCTACACGCATGACATATCCGGTAGAAGAACAACAGCTGAACAAAGCGAACTATGACCAGGCACTGCAATCGATCGGAGGCCGCGACAGTAAAGCTGGCAGGCACTTCTGGGACCTTCGCTGA